Proteins co-encoded in one Paraburkholderia edwinii genomic window:
- a CDS encoding type IV pilin protein: protein MKHRNAKHHNAKHHIRAFTLLELVIALAIIAVLAGFALPSFHAQIARGHRTDAASALYRAAQFVESAPRNGGMATLPAGFDQAPQSGAPVYRLQVLAADDANGGYTLEATPIDTGPMRDDPCGTFALDATGLRANRTASGKGNVSGVDIALCWNAR, encoded by the coding sequence ATGAAGCACCGCAACGCAAAGCATCACAACGCAAAGCACCACATCCGCGCCTTCACGCTGCTCGAACTCGTGATCGCGCTCGCAATCATCGCTGTGCTCGCCGGGTTCGCTTTACCGTCGTTTCACGCGCAGATCGCGCGTGGACACAGGACGGACGCGGCCTCGGCACTCTATCGAGCGGCGCAGTTTGTGGAATCGGCGCCGCGCAACGGCGGCATGGCTACCTTGCCGGCGGGCTTCGATCAGGCGCCGCAGTCGGGTGCGCCCGTCTACCGGCTGCAGGTGCTGGCCGCGGACGACGCAAACGGCGGCTACACCCTGGAAGCGACGCCTATCGACACGGGTCCGATGCGCGATGATCCATGTGGCACTTTTGCGCTCGATGCGACCGGTCTGCGCGCGAATCGAACGGCGTCTGGCAAGGGCAACGTGTCAGGCGTGGATATCGCGCTGTGCTGGAATGCGCGTTAG
- a CDS encoding DUF3318 domain-containing protein — MSHVHSDAAFRRQHKTTKDLSTPQLRALRKELLIVRADVERMELAQATIELRQAVIHFSWLKFVLPGFASMRWGARGATTKGLGALMKQYPLVSSLASLLLAKPLRTSVAAGAKPVLKWGSLALAAWEAYRIWQQVRRETGGTADSKGKNA, encoded by the coding sequence ATGAGCCACGTCCATTCAGATGCCGCGTTCCGCCGTCAGCACAAAACGACGAAGGATCTGAGCACGCCGCAGTTGCGGGCGCTGCGCAAGGAACTGCTGATCGTGCGCGCGGATGTCGAGCGCATGGAACTCGCGCAGGCGACCATCGAGTTGCGCCAGGCGGTCATTCATTTCAGCTGGCTCAAATTCGTGCTGCCCGGCTTCGCGAGCATGCGCTGGGGTGCGCGCGGCGCGACCACGAAGGGCTTGGGCGCGCTGATGAAGCAGTATCCGCTGGTGAGTTCGCTCGCGTCGCTGCTACTCGCGAAACCGCTGCGCACGAGCGTGGCGGCGGGCGCCAAGCCGGTGCTCAAGTGGGGCAGCCTCGCGCTCGCGGCATGGGAGGCTTACCGGATCTGGCAGCAGGTGCGGCGTGAGACGGGCGGTACGGCCGACAGCAAGGGAAAGAATGCCTAG
- the hmgA gene encoding homogentisate 1,2-dioxygenase: MTPSTRPESDAVRSGAAAGAPQHAYAPSHALSHAPDYQSGFANEFATEALPGALPQGRNSPQRAPYGLYAEQLSGTAFTAPRGHNRRSWLYRLRPAAMHRPFTPLPSDHLVANFGGAGVPPTPPNQLRWDPLPMPSQPTDFIDGWVTWAGNGAADAMNGCAIHLYAANRSMQDRYFYSADGELLIVPQHGRLAISTELGKLDVEPFEIAVIPRGVRFTVALPDGDARGYICENFGALLRLPDLGPIGSNGLANPRDFLTPRAAYEDREGAFELVAKLNGQLWRADIDHSPLDVVAWHGNYAPYKYDLRHFNTIGSISFDHPDPSIFLVLHSPSDTPGVDTIDFVIFPPRWLVAEDTFRPPWFHRNVASEFMGLVHGAYDAKAEGFVPGGASLHNCMSGHGPDAETFEKASHSDTTKPHKVGDTMAFMFETRTLIRPTRFALESAQLQTNYADCWQGLKKHFNAEQQ; this comes from the coding sequence ATGACCCCCTCGACACGGCCCGAGAGCGACGCGGTTCGAAGCGGTGCGGCTGCCGGCGCCCCGCAGCACGCTTATGCCCCGAGCCACGCACTAAGCCACGCCCCGGACTACCAATCCGGCTTCGCCAACGAATTCGCCACCGAAGCGCTGCCCGGCGCGCTGCCGCAAGGTCGCAATTCGCCGCAGCGCGCGCCGTACGGGTTGTACGCCGAGCAGTTGTCGGGCACCGCGTTCACCGCGCCGCGCGGACATAATCGGCGTTCGTGGCTGTACCGGCTTCGCCCGGCGGCGATGCACCGGCCATTCACGCCGTTGCCGTCGGACCATCTCGTCGCGAACTTCGGCGGAGCCGGCGTGCCGCCGACGCCGCCGAACCAGTTGCGCTGGGATCCGCTGCCGATGCCGTCGCAGCCGACCGATTTCATCGACGGCTGGGTGACCTGGGCCGGCAACGGCGCCGCGGACGCGATGAACGGCTGCGCGATTCATCTGTACGCGGCGAACCGCTCGATGCAGGACCGCTACTTCTACAGCGCCGACGGCGAACTGCTGATCGTCCCTCAGCACGGCCGCCTCGCCATTTCGACCGAACTCGGGAAGCTCGATGTCGAGCCGTTCGAAATCGCGGTGATCCCGCGCGGCGTGCGCTTCACGGTCGCGCTGCCCGATGGCGACGCGCGCGGCTATATCTGCGAGAACTTCGGTGCGCTGCTGCGGCTGCCTGACCTCGGACCGATCGGCTCGAACGGTCTCGCCAATCCGCGCGATTTCCTGACGCCGCGCGCCGCGTACGAAGACCGCGAAGGTGCGTTCGAGCTGGTCGCCAAGCTCAACGGCCAGTTGTGGCGCGCCGATATCGATCATTCGCCGCTCGACGTGGTGGCGTGGCACGGCAACTACGCGCCGTACAAGTACGACTTGCGGCATTTCAATACGATCGGCTCGATCAGCTTCGACCATCCCGATCCGTCGATCTTTCTCGTCTTGCATTCGCCGAGCGATACGCCGGGCGTCGATACGATCGACTTCGTGATCTTTCCGCCGCGCTGGCTTGTGGCTGAAGATACGTTCCGTCCGCCGTGGTTCCACCGCAATGTCGCGAGCGAATTCATGGGCCTCGTGCACGGCGCATACGACGCGAAGGCCGAAGGCTTCGTGCCCGGTGGCGCAAGTCTGCACAACTGCATGTCGGGGCACGGACCCGATGCGGAAACCTTCGAAAAAGCATCGCACAGCGATACGACGAAACCGCACAAGGTTGGCGACACGATGGCGTTCATGTTCGAAACGCGCACGCTGATCCGGCCGACGCGTTTTGCGCTCGAAAGCGCGCAACTGCAAACGAATTACGCGGACTGCTGGCAAGGTCTCAAGAAACATTTCAACGCGGAGCAGCAATGA
- a CDS encoding PilW family protein — translation MMRRALHIRGHTLLELTIAVALGLIVTAGAVSLYRSQRLALVRADDAAQMHEAGMTALTLIALQLQMAGFAPADSPSAAQSFASGALFGCSSARPVGADDRLTCEALASHSDGIAIRYVADNVSTWPSAAAQPTDCLGQGLVRTLADAPGALVVNRFYAKASGSTGEPELYCEGSGSQGSSQPLVEGVERLRFRYWPAGAQAALDASALAPAQWRSVVAVDICVLVRGTRDTAPSRYVDCDGVSSAGIDKRARAAFWRRVAIRNNSGGET, via the coding sequence ATGATGCGGCGCGCTCTTCATATACGCGGGCACACGCTGCTCGAATTGACGATCGCGGTCGCGCTCGGCCTGATCGTGACGGCGGGCGCGGTATCGCTGTACCGGTCGCAGCGGCTCGCGCTCGTGCGCGCCGACGATGCCGCGCAGATGCACGAAGCCGGTATGACGGCGCTCACGCTGATCGCACTGCAATTGCAGATGGCCGGATTCGCGCCCGCGGACTCGCCGTCGGCGGCTCAATCGTTTGCCTCCGGCGCACTCTTTGGCTGCTCGTCCGCGCGACCGGTCGGAGCCGATGACCGCCTCACGTGCGAAGCGCTCGCGAGCCACTCGGACGGCATCGCGATCCGATATGTCGCCGACAACGTATCGACATGGCCGTCGGCCGCCGCGCAACCGACCGATTGCCTCGGCCAGGGACTCGTGCGCACGCTGGCCGATGCGCCGGGTGCACTGGTCGTCAACCGCTTTTACGCGAAGGCAAGCGGCTCGACGGGTGAACCCGAGCTTTACTGCGAGGGCAGCGGCAGCCAGGGCTCATCACAGCCGCTCGTCGAAGGCGTGGAGCGGCTGCGGTTTCGCTACTGGCCGGCAGGTGCGCAGGCGGCGCTCGATGCGTCCGCGCTTGCGCCCGCCCAGTGGCGCAGTGTCGTCGCGGTCGATATATGCGTGCTCGTGCGCGGCACGCGCGATACCGCGCCAAGCCGCTATGTCGACTGCGACGGCGTGTCGTCGGCCGGCATCGACAAGCGGGCGCGCGCGGCATTCTGGCGGCGCGTCGCGATCCGGAATAACAGTGGAGGTGAAACATGA
- a CDS encoding peroxiredoxin, producing the protein MSLRLGDIAPDFEQDSSVGRIKFHDWLGDSWGVLFSHPADFTPVCTTELGLTAKLASEFEKRNVKTIALSVDSAKSHNEWIKDINETQAASVGFPILADGDRKVSELYDMIHPNANETLTVRSLFVIDPKKKVRLIITYPASTGRNFDEVLRVIDSLQLTDNYQVATPGNWKHGDDVVIVPSLKDEDVIKQKFPKGYKALRPYLRMTPQPNLK; encoded by the coding sequence ATGAGTCTACGTCTTGGGGACATCGCGCCTGATTTCGAACAGGATTCGAGCGTCGGCCGGATCAAATTTCACGACTGGCTCGGCGACAGCTGGGGCGTGCTGTTCTCGCATCCGGCCGACTTTACGCCGGTCTGCACGACCGAACTCGGCCTGACCGCGAAGCTCGCGAGCGAGTTCGAGAAGCGCAATGTGAAGACCATCGCATTGTCGGTCGATAGCGCGAAGTCGCACAACGAGTGGATCAAGGACATCAACGAAACGCAGGCCGCGAGCGTCGGTTTTCCGATTCTCGCCGACGGCGACCGCAAGGTGTCGGAACTGTACGACATGATCCATCCGAACGCGAATGAAACCCTGACGGTGCGCTCGCTCTTCGTCATCGACCCGAAGAAGAAGGTGCGCCTCATCATCACCTATCCGGCGAGTACGGGCCGCAACTTCGACGAAGTGCTGCGCGTGATCGACTCGCTTCAGCTGACCGACAACTATCAGGTCGCGACGCCGGGCAACTGGAAGCATGGCGACGACGTCGTGATCGTGCCGTCGCTGAAAGACGAGGACGTGATCAAACAGAAATTCCCGAAGGGCTACAAGGCGCTGCGTCCGTACCTGCGCATGACGCCGCAGCCGAACCTGAAGTAA
- a CDS encoding acyl-CoA dehydrogenase, whose product MARAHFHWDDPLLFNQQLTDEERMVRDAAAAYAQDKLAPRVLEAFRHEKTDVAIFREMGELGLLGPTIPEQYGGPGLNYVSYGLIAREVERIDSGYRSMMSVQSSLVMVPIFEFGTDAQKDKYLPKLASGEWIGCFGLTEPNHGSDPANMVTRAKKVDGGYSLSGSKMWITNSPIADVFVVWAQLEENGEDDIRGFILEKGWKGLSAPAIHGKIGLRASITGEVVMDDVFVPEENLLPGVKGLRGPFTCLNSARYGIAWGALGAAESCWHTARQYVLDRKQFGRPLAANQLIQKKLADMQTEITLGLQSVLRLGRMKDEGTAAVEITSMMKRNSCGKSLDIARTARDMLGGNGISDEFGVARHLVNLEVVNTYEGTHDIHALILGRAQTGIQAFF is encoded by the coding sequence ATGGCGCGCGCGCATTTCCACTGGGACGACCCGCTGCTCTTCAACCAGCAGCTCACCGACGAAGAACGCATGGTGCGCGACGCCGCCGCCGCATACGCGCAGGACAAGCTCGCGCCACGCGTGCTCGAAGCGTTTCGCCATGAGAAAACCGACGTCGCGATCTTCCGCGAGATGGGCGAACTGGGCCTGCTCGGCCCGACGATTCCCGAACAGTACGGCGGCCCGGGTCTCAACTACGTGAGCTACGGGCTGATCGCGCGCGAAGTCGAACGCATCGATTCCGGCTACCGGTCGATGATGTCCGTGCAATCGTCGCTCGTGATGGTGCCGATCTTCGAATTCGGCACGGACGCGCAAAAAGACAAATACCTGCCGAAGCTCGCGAGCGGCGAATGGATCGGCTGCTTCGGGCTGACCGAGCCGAATCACGGCTCGGATCCGGCCAACATGGTCACGCGCGCGAAGAAGGTCGACGGCGGCTATTCGCTGTCGGGCTCGAAGATGTGGATCACGAACTCGCCGATCGCCGATGTATTCGTCGTCTGGGCGCAGCTCGAGGAAAACGGCGAGGACGACATTCGCGGCTTTATCCTCGAGAAAGGCTGGAAAGGGCTTAGCGCACCGGCGATTCACGGCAAGATCGGCCTGCGCGCATCGATTACGGGCGAGGTCGTGATGGACGACGTGTTTGTGCCCGAAGAGAACCTGCTGCCCGGCGTAAAGGGCTTGCGCGGGCCGTTCACGTGCCTGAACTCGGCGCGCTACGGCATCGCGTGGGGCGCGCTCGGCGCCGCTGAATCGTGCTGGCACACGGCGCGCCAGTATGTGCTCGATCGCAAGCAGTTCGGCCGGCCGCTCGCCGCGAACCAGCTGATCCAGAAAAAGCTCGCCGATATGCAGACCGAAATCACGCTCGGCCTGCAAAGCGTGCTGCGTCTTGGCCGTATGAAGGACGAAGGCACAGCGGCCGTCGAAATCACGTCGATGATGAAGCGCAACTCATGCGGCAAGTCGCTCGACATCGCGCGTACCGCGCGCGACATGCTCGGCGGCAACGGCATTTCCGATGAATTCGGCGTCGCGCGGCATCTCGTGAATCTTGAAGTCGTGAACACGTATGAAGGCACACACGATATCCACGCGCTGATTCTCGGACGCGCTCAGACAGGAATTCAGGCGTTCTTTTAA
- a CDS encoding DUF883 family protein — MSEVNKERLMSDIKTVLADAEDLLKQAASATGERASELRESALSRLKQAKEKAADVQVVVVEKGKKAARATDDYVHEHPWTSIGIAVGAGVLVGLLINRK; from the coding sequence ATGTCGGAAGTTAACAAGGAGAGATTGATGTCGGATATCAAGACAGTCCTCGCAGACGCTGAAGATCTGCTGAAGCAGGCCGCGAGCGCAACCGGCGAACGCGCTTCCGAACTCCGCGAATCCGCGCTGTCGCGGCTCAAACAGGCGAAGGAAAAAGCGGCGGACGTACAAGTAGTTGTGGTCGAGAAAGGCAAGAAGGCAGCACGCGCGACCGACGACTACGTACACGAGCATCCCTGGACGTCGATCGGCATCGCGGTCGGCGCCGGCGTGCTGGTGGGCCTGCTGATCAATCGGAAGTAA
- a CDS encoding pilus assembly PilX family protein, with the protein MKRHTVRRGGRAPRRDNAPRRSRNRGAALPIVLILSSMMLATSAAWLETSAAAARGAANLQDQLVAFHAADSALTLCAQRVAAGEASSREAATDGEPAAWKVPAAFSAVAFAPVAMWPGSSDPPQCAVEAWRLATRPAASAWLLTARGYGSTRDTQAWLQLQLVIESGIVERHWRRIAARPF; encoded by the coding sequence ATGAAGCGTCACACGGTGCGTCGCGGCGGGCGAGCGCCGCGACGCGATAATGCGCCCCGGCGCTCGCGCAATCGCGGTGCGGCGTTGCCGATCGTGCTGATCCTGTCGTCGATGATGCTGGCCACGTCCGCCGCGTGGTTGGAGACGTCGGCTGCTGCTGCTCGCGGCGCCGCCAACCTGCAAGATCAGCTTGTCGCGTTCCATGCGGCGGATTCGGCGCTAACGTTGTGCGCGCAACGTGTTGCGGCGGGCGAAGCGTCGTCTCGCGAAGCCGCAACGGACGGCGAGCCGGCTGCGTGGAAAGTGCCCGCCGCTTTCAGTGCAGTGGCGTTTGCGCCAGTCGCGATGTGGCCGGGCTCGTCCGACCCGCCGCAATGCGCGGTCGAGGCATGGCGTCTCGCGACGCGTCCCGCCGCGAGCGCCTGGCTTCTCACGGCGCGCGGCTACGGCAGCACGCGCGATACGCAGGCGTGGTTGCAGCTTCAGCTAGTCATTGAGAGCGGTATCGTCGAGCGGCATTGGCGGCGTATTGCTGCGCGGCCCTTTTGA
- a CDS encoding IclR family transcriptional regulator yields the protein MTASAPSIDERKFVVALARGLDLLRAFRPGETLLGNRDFVERTGLPKATVNRLAYTLTVLGYLRFDESLGKYALDAGVLSLGFALLSGTDTLELARPHLRAFAREVGAAVSLGCRDGLDMVYLETIRSETALTLGLASGSKLSMLTSSMGRAYLAVQPVDVREALYGELAQMAGDSGAQQVKNEVQEARVEVDAFNAAGCCYSFRAWHDDVNAVAVPFRDPRDRRWLVLSCSGPASSMGEEVFRERVAPRLKALAQRLGDTV from the coding sequence ATGACAGCCTCCGCACCCTCGATCGACGAGCGCAAATTCGTCGTCGCGCTCGCCCGCGGCCTTGATCTGCTGCGCGCCTTCAGGCCTGGCGAGACGCTGCTCGGCAATCGCGACTTCGTCGAGCGCACGGGTCTGCCGAAGGCGACCGTGAACCGCCTCGCCTACACGCTGACCGTGCTCGGCTATCTGCGTTTCGACGAGTCGCTCGGCAAATATGCGCTCGATGCCGGTGTGTTGTCGCTCGGTTTTGCGCTGCTGTCGGGCACCGACACGCTCGAGCTGGCGCGTCCGCATCTGCGCGCGTTTGCGCGCGAGGTCGGCGCGGCGGTGTCGCTCGGCTGCCGTGACGGGCTCGATATGGTTTATCTGGAGACGATTCGCAGCGAGACCGCGCTCACGCTCGGCCTGGCTTCCGGCTCGAAGCTCTCGATGCTGACGAGCTCGATGGGCCGCGCGTATCTGGCGGTGCAGCCGGTCGATGTGCGCGAGGCGCTGTATGGCGAGCTCGCACAGATGGCGGGCGATTCAGGCGCGCAGCAGGTGAAGAACGAGGTGCAAGAAGCGCGCGTCGAAGTCGACGCCTTCAATGCGGCCGGCTGTTGCTATTCGTTTCGCGCGTGGCACGACGACGTCAATGCAGTGGCCGTGCCGTTTCGCGATCCGCGCGATCGGCGATGGCTCGTGCTCAGTTGCAGCGGGCCGGCGTCGTCGATGGGGGAGGAGGTGTTTCGCGAGCGCGTCGCACCGCGTTTGAAGGCACTCGCGCAGCGCTTGGGCGACACGGTCTGA
- a CDS encoding autotransporter strand-loop-strand O-heptosyltransferase: MSESVHPGTQRGQRGLTESSFARPGAPVLHGPEGIRFDFNYGCRVQVPVDGWRVRMLDLDTHNVVFDELVQAGETVTSRRKYFVRTLLQVFDGDRLVFTHAFDASRQPVLVRLASAALGDSIAWMPVIDAFREQHGCDLHVAVPAHLQPLFREGYPALKLVADREVDSLEAAGAPFYATYHIGLFSPYDERDHQPTDPRVSSMQDAAAYMLGVPPGERQPRVVVADTSRRITEPYVCIATQATAQCKYWNNPRGWPTLIAHLKRLGLRVLCIDRDREYGLPGALNQMPEGAEDFTGERPLQERASLLMHAEFFVGLGSGLSWLAWAVGTPVVMISGFSHPKTEFHTPWRVINFHACNSCFNDTAHEFDPDNFEWCPRRAGGHAQRFQCTAAISPEFVMRAVDNLIDARCAA; the protein is encoded by the coding sequence ATGAGCGAATCCGTCCACCCCGGCACACAACGCGGCCAGCGCGGCCTCACCGAATCGAGCTTTGCGCGGCCCGGCGCGCCCGTTTTGCACGGGCCCGAAGGCATCCGCTTCGACTTCAACTATGGCTGCCGCGTGCAGGTACCCGTCGACGGATGGCGCGTGCGGATGCTCGATCTCGACACGCACAACGTCGTATTCGACGAGCTCGTGCAAGCGGGCGAGACGGTGACGAGCCGCCGCAAGTATTTCGTGCGCACGCTGCTGCAGGTGTTCGACGGCGACCGGCTCGTGTTCACGCATGCATTCGATGCGAGCCGCCAGCCGGTGCTTGTGCGTCTCGCATCGGCGGCACTTGGCGACTCGATCGCATGGATGCCCGTGATCGACGCGTTTCGCGAGCAGCACGGCTGCGACCTGCATGTCGCGGTGCCGGCGCATCTGCAGCCGCTCTTTCGCGAAGGCTATCCGGCGCTGAAGCTCGTTGCCGATCGCGAAGTCGATTCACTCGAAGCGGCCGGCGCGCCGTTCTACGCGACCTACCATATCGGCCTCTTCTCCCCTTACGACGAACGCGACCACCAGCCAACCGACCCGCGCGTGAGCAGCATGCAGGACGCCGCCGCCTATATGCTCGGCGTGCCGCCCGGCGAGCGGCAGCCGCGCGTGGTCGTCGCGGATACGTCGCGACGCATCACCGAGCCGTATGTCTGCATCGCGACGCAGGCGACCGCCCAATGCAAGTACTGGAACAACCCACGCGGCTGGCCGACGCTGATCGCGCATCTGAAGCGGCTCGGCCTGCGCGTGCTGTGTATCGACCGCGATCGCGAGTATGGACTGCCGGGCGCGCTGAACCAGATGCCCGAAGGCGCCGAGGACTTCACCGGCGAACGTCCGCTGCAGGAGCGCGCGAGTCTGCTGATGCATGCCGAGTTTTTTGTCGGCCTCGGCAGCGGCCTGTCGTGGCTTGCGTGGGCGGTCGGCACGCCGGTCGTGATGATCAGCGGCTTTTCGCATCCGAAGACCGAGTTCCACACGCCGTGGCGCGTGATCAATTTTCACGCATGCAATAGCTGCTTCAACGACACCGCGCACGAATTCGATCCCGACAATTTCGAGTGGTGTCCGCGCCGTGCGGGTGGCCATGCGCAGCGGTTCCAGTGCACGGCGGCCATCAGCCCGGAGTTCGTGATGCGGGCGGTGGACAACCTGATCGATGCGCGGTGTGCGGCGTAA
- a CDS encoding GspH/FimT family pseudopilin, whose translation MKNDGWTRCVRCGFTLLETLVVIALLALLAAMATPSFVAWQVRDQVDARAYALLSTLAYARSEAIRRGVRITVCRIDAARHCLAAGQACRSGAVDWSCGWAVMIERAGAMLALRVQPELAAVSIAGASTNLTFTPPAGQAIGSFRSFDLAPRVTSKATQGNAWRRCIRIAAGGRARIAEGACGAAA comes from the coding sequence ATGAAAAACGATGGCTGGACAAGATGCGTGCGATGCGGCTTCACGCTGCTCGAAACGCTGGTGGTGATCGCGCTGCTGGCCTTGCTTGCAGCGATGGCGACGCCTTCGTTCGTCGCATGGCAGGTGCGCGACCAGGTGGACGCGCGTGCCTATGCGTTGCTGTCGACGCTTGCTTATGCACGCAGCGAAGCAATCAGAAGAGGCGTGCGCATCACCGTGTGCCGCATCGATGCGGCAAGGCACTGCCTTGCCGCGGGACAGGCTTGCCGCTCCGGCGCCGTCGACTGGTCATGCGGCTGGGCTGTGATGATCGAACGCGCGGGCGCGATGCTAGCGCTGCGTGTTCAGCCGGAATTGGCGGCCGTCAGCATCGCGGGTGCGTCGACGAATCTCACCTTTACACCGCCCGCGGGGCAGGCCATCGGCAGTTTCCGCAGCTTCGACCTCGCGCCGCGGGTCACGTCGAAGGCCACGCAAGGCAACGCATGGCGCCGTTGTATCCGGATTGCGGCCGGCGGGCGCGCGCGTATCGCCGAAGGCGCTTGCGGAGCCGCGGCATGA
- a CDS encoding EAL domain-containing protein, translated as MIPLNIPELVDRASNHPFLREHLRMGTGSHRDSAVAHYADLEIGSAYEPIFDISVHALAQSLSSEPQSADRFGDELGFQAVTQLLNGAHVDTFDPFEHVSDDQELVALDRMSRGMHAINFFGAQRHGLLFLRVHERLLKSVRYDHGRHFSTVLISFGLNPSRIVIELPAAAVAHRTFVGYLTKSYQHYGFKVAGNLPNAGQILSVSDMARLDFVKMDAGAALRDAMVKPLVGYANRLRIPLIFNRVTTEAQFEMLQQYDVRFVQGPLFAGTENRVA; from the coding sequence ATGATCCCGTTGAACATTCCCGAACTCGTTGACCGCGCATCGAACCACCCGTTTCTCCGCGAACACTTGCGCATGGGCACCGGCTCCCATCGCGACAGCGCGGTCGCGCATTACGCGGACCTGGAGATCGGCAGCGCGTACGAACCGATCTTCGACATCAGCGTGCATGCGCTCGCGCAGTCGTTGTCGTCGGAGCCGCAAAGCGCCGACCGCTTCGGCGACGAACTCGGTTTTCAGGCGGTCACGCAACTGCTGAACGGCGCGCACGTCGATACGTTCGACCCGTTCGAACACGTGTCCGACGACCAGGAACTGGTCGCGCTCGACCGCATGTCACGCGGCATGCATGCGATCAACTTCTTCGGCGCGCAGCGGCATGGCTTGCTGTTTCTGCGCGTGCACGAACGGCTGCTGAAGAGCGTGCGTTACGACCATGGGCGGCACTTCTCGACCGTGCTGATCTCGTTCGGGCTCAATCCGTCGCGCATCGTGATCGAGCTGCCGGCCGCCGCCGTCGCGCATCGCACGTTTGTCGGCTATCTGACGAAGAGCTACCAGCACTACGGGTTCAAGGTGGCGGGGAATCTGCCCAATGCGGGGCAGATTCTGTCGGTGTCCGATATGGCGCGGCTCGATTTCGTCAAGATGGATGCAGGCGCCGCGCTGCGCGATGCGATGGTGAAACCGCTCGTCGGTTATGCGAACCGGCTTCGCATTCCGTTGATCTTCAATCGCGTGACGACCGAAGCGCAGTTCGAGATGCTGCAGCAATATGATGTGCGGTTCGTGCAAGGACCGTTGTTTGCCGGTACCGAGAATCGAGTGGCTTGA
- a CDS encoding phage holin family protein, whose amino-acid sequence MTTDTQSQRADRSPLRRIFSSVFSILQTRLELIGIELAEEKDRLLAVLFLGLAAMMLAMMSLIALTALIAIAFWDTYRWQALAGITIVYAIAALICGLRARSNLHNAPAVFEATIHEFEKDREIFRKHSG is encoded by the coding sequence ATGACCACCGATACCCAATCACAACGCGCGGACCGTAGCCCGCTGCGCCGCATTTTCAGTTCTGTCTTTTCGATCCTGCAGACCCGGCTCGAACTGATCGGCATCGAGCTGGCAGAAGAAAAAGACCGCCTGCTCGCCGTGCTCTTTCTCGGGCTCGCAGCCATGATGCTCGCGATGATGTCGTTGATCGCGCTGACAGCGCTGATTGCGATCGCGTTCTGGGACACTTACCGGTGGCAGGCGCTGGCGGGCATTACGATCGTCTACGCGATCGCCGCGCTCATCTGCGGGCTGCGTGCGCGCAGTAATTTGCACAACGCGCCGGCCGTCTTTGAAGCGACCATCCACGAGTTCGAAAAGGACCGCGAGATTTTCCGCAAGCATTCGGGATGA